One window from the genome of Pseudomonas fluorescens encodes:
- a CDS encoding NAD(P)/FAD-dependent oxidoreductase yields the protein MTTSLHFSRRTFLASILGSIAANFAYASTPLTGAGMRVGIVGAGVSGLMAARYLLELMPNVNITVLESGRDYHACFKSNEALAGLRPESDLRFDYANWANRVRWIQDKVTGIEPGKILTQRNGTQAFDKIIIATGVQFRYEEIEGLSEENSLKVPHAWGGEPQFTALKSQLSNIPDNGVVVITPPAGTYKCPPGPYERASLVAHYLRTHKPKAKLIIADANESFSKQPLFQQGWERLYGFGTSNSLIERISGAHGGKVVSVDVQRRHVKLESGDTIAADICNLIPPQHAGTMLTRSNLTNESGWCPVDKATMESTLMKHVYVVGDACDAATMPKSAFSATSQAKVCAFAIATEAAGNPSPSPHYMNACFSLLEPGYGISIAHQYGLDRSNNRIIQMSGGLTALEASQDDLSREALFSEDWFQTLTRQLFGPGDPLV from the coding sequence ATGACCACATCATTGCACTTCAGTCGCCGTACCTTTCTCGCCTCGATCCTCGGCAGCATCGCGGCCAACTTTGCCTATGCCAGCACGCCGCTCACGGGTGCCGGCATGCGGGTGGGAATTGTCGGTGCCGGCGTCAGCGGCCTGATGGCCGCGCGCTACTTGCTGGAGCTCATGCCCAACGTAAACATCACCGTGTTGGAAAGCGGTCGGGACTACCACGCTTGCTTCAAGTCGAACGAGGCCCTGGCGGGCCTGCGGCCCGAAAGTGACTTGCGCTTCGATTATGCGAACTGGGCGAACCGCGTGCGCTGGATTCAGGACAAGGTCACTGGCATCGAACCTGGCAAGATACTCACGCAGCGCAATGGCACGCAGGCCTTCGATAAAATCATCATCGCCACCGGTGTGCAGTTCCGCTACGAGGAGATCGAGGGCTTATCCGAAGAGAATTCCCTGAAGGTTCCCCACGCCTGGGGCGGCGAGCCGCAGTTTACGGCCCTCAAGTCACAGCTCAGCAACATCCCGGACAACGGCGTGGTCGTGATCACGCCGCCTGCCGGCACTTATAAGTGCCCACCCGGTCCCTATGAACGTGCGAGTCTCGTGGCGCACTATCTGCGCACCCACAAGCCCAAGGCAAAACTCATCATCGCGGACGCCAACGAGAGTTTCTCCAAGCAGCCGCTCTTCCAGCAGGGCTGGGAGCGTCTCTACGGCTTCGGCACGTCGAACAGCCTGATCGAACGGATCAGTGGCGCCCATGGCGGCAAAGTTGTCAGCGTCGATGTGCAGCGCAGACACGTTAAGCTCGAAAGCGGCGACACCATTGCCGCCGACATTTGCAACCTGATCCCACCCCAGCATGCAGGGACCATGCTGACACGCTCAAACCTGACAAATGAGAGCGGATGGTGCCCAGTGGACAAGGCCACCATGGAGTCGACACTGATGAAGCACGTGTACGTTGTCGGCGACGCTTGCGATGCCGCAACCATGCCGAAATCCGCTTTCTCTGCGACGTCCCAAGCCAAAGTCTGCGCATTTGCAATCGCGACCGAAGCCGCGGGCAATCCATCGCCATCCCCCCATTACATGAACGCTTGCTTCAGCCTGCTGGAGCCCGGCTACGGCATCTCGATCGCCCACCAATACGGGCTGGACAGGTCCAACAATCGTATTATCCAGATGTCTGGAGGGCTGACGGCGCTAGAGGCGTCGCAGGATGACCTGTCACGGGAAGCGTTGTTTTCCGAGGACTGGTTTCAAACGCTCACGCGACAGCTATTTGGCCCCGGTGATCCGTTGGTCTAG
- a CDS encoding NAD(P)/FAD-dependent oxidoreductase: MSVDIDCVVVGAGVVGLAVAREMALAGHEVLVIEAGEAIGIGTSSRNSEVIHAGIYYPPGSLKAQLCVEGRHALYAYCDSHGVSTRKTGKLIVAKDEAQVRQLQVLLERGLVNGVEDLRLLDREQALALEPALECIAALYSPSTGIVDSHGLMLALQGDAEAAGTTIAFYSPLISARVTADGFLLDVGGAAPMVLSCRLLINAAGLKAPALARRMEGLAQQTVPRDYLCKGSYFSLAKRAPFTHLIYPAPEAAGLGVHMTLDLGGQARFGPDTEWVEAEDYRVDPSRANAFYAAIRSYWPDLPDNSLQPGYSGIRPKISAPGEPASDFLISSERLHNVPGLINLFGIESPGLTACLAIAKRVRGLLER; the protein is encoded by the coding sequence GTGAGTGTCGATATCGATTGCGTAGTCGTGGGTGCGGGTGTCGTCGGTCTTGCCGTCGCGCGGGAAATGGCCCTGGCAGGTCATGAAGTGCTGGTGATTGAAGCCGGAGAAGCGATTGGTATCGGCACAAGCTCGCGTAATTCGGAGGTGATCCATGCCGGGATCTACTACCCGCCCGGCAGCCTCAAGGCCCAGTTGTGCGTCGAGGGCAGGCATGCACTTTATGCCTACTGCGATAGCCATGGGGTCAGCACACGTAAAACTGGAAAGCTGATCGTCGCCAAGGATGAAGCGCAAGTTCGCCAACTGCAGGTCTTGCTCGAGCGAGGACTGGTGAATGGCGTGGAGGATCTACGCCTGCTCGATCGTGAGCAGGCCCTCGCGCTGGAACCTGCGCTTGAATGCATTGCCGCTTTGTATTCGCCGTCGACCGGCATCGTGGATTCCCATGGGTTGATGTTGGCGTTGCAGGGCGATGCTGAAGCGGCAGGCACCACCATCGCGTTCTACTCACCCCTGATCAGCGCCCGGGTCACCGCTGACGGTTTCCTTCTCGATGTCGGAGGGGCGGCACCGATGGTGTTGTCCTGCCGCCTGCTGATCAACGCGGCCGGCCTTAAAGCGCCTGCATTAGCCAGGCGCATGGAGGGCTTGGCGCAACAAACGGTACCCCGGGATTACCTGTGCAAAGGCAGCTACTTCAGCCTGGCCAAGCGCGCGCCCTTCACACATCTCATCTACCCCGCGCCGGAGGCCGCCGGCCTCGGGGTTCACATGACCTTGGACCTGGGCGGCCAAGCGCGTTTCGGCCCGGACACCGAATGGGTCGAGGCCGAGGACTATCGGGTCGATCCATCACGGGCCAATGCCTTCTATGCAGCGATTCGCAGCTATTGGCCCGATTTGCCGGACAACAGTTTGCAACCCGGGTACAGCGGGATTCGCCCGAAAATTTCCGCACCTGGCGAACCTGCCAGCGACTTTCTCATCAGCAGTGAACGGCTGCACAACGTTCCGGGATTGATCAATCTGTTCGGGATCGAATCGCCCGGGTTGACCGCTTGCCTTGCCATTGCCAAGCGGGTTCGGGGGCTGCTTGAGCGCTAG
- a CDS encoding TerC family protein, translated as MEWIVDPTAWLGLLTLIVLELVLGIDNLVFIAILADKLPPEQRDRARIIGLSLALLMRLGLLASISWMVTLTNPLFEVFGKTFSGRDLIMLFGGVFLLFKATMELHERLEGHVAQRSGNAAYAMFWPIVAQIVVLDAVFSLDAVITAVGMVEHLSVMMIAVMFSIGLMMVASKPLTKFVNGHPTVIMLCLGFLMMIGFSLTAEGLGFHIPKGYLYAAIGFSILIELFNQLARSRRKKSLQGLRPMRERTAHAVLRLLGGQKLGADEVGEEIADMLEGDEPEQVFHRRERVMISGVLQLAERPIRSVMTPRAQIDHLDLADTTQDIRTALMHSSYSRLPLIREGRVDEPLGFVHKKELLKEILAGNQPNLEVMARKAINLLDSFTILNALEQMRKESTHIAFVVNEFGDFVGLLTMTDILESIAGELPDASEIEGPNIVPQQDGFLVSGALNLSQVREHIGFQAKATEDYQTLAGLVMSLLDRLPIIGDTLSCQGWNMTVMEVEERRVTRVLLRQE; from the coding sequence ATGGAATGGATCGTTGACCCTACGGCATGGCTGGGCCTGCTGACGTTGATCGTGCTGGAGCTGGTGCTCGGCATCGATAACCTGGTATTCATCGCCATCCTGGCCGACAAACTTCCGCCCGAGCAGCGCGACCGTGCCCGTATCATCGGCCTGTCCCTGGCGTTGTTGATGCGCCTTGGCCTCCTCGCCAGCATCTCCTGGATGGTGACGTTGACCAACCCGCTGTTCGAGGTCTTCGGCAAGACGTTCTCGGGCCGGGATTTGATCATGCTGTTCGGTGGTGTGTTCCTGTTGTTCAAGGCGACCATGGAGTTGCATGAGCGACTCGAGGGCCACGTGGCGCAACGTTCCGGCAATGCCGCCTATGCGATGTTCTGGCCTATCGTTGCGCAGATTGTGGTGCTCGACGCGGTCTTTTCCCTGGATGCGGTGATCACGGCCGTGGGGATGGTGGAGCACCTGTCGGTCATGATGATCGCGGTGATGTTCTCGATCGGCTTGATGATGGTCGCGAGCAAGCCGCTGACAAAATTCGTCAACGGCCACCCTACCGTCATCATGCTGTGCTTGGGCTTCCTGATGATGATCGGCTTCAGCCTCACGGCTGAAGGCCTGGGCTTCCACATTCCGAAAGGCTACTTGTACGCCGCGATTGGTTTCTCGATCCTGATCGAACTGTTCAACCAGTTGGCGCGCTCGCGCCGCAAGAAAAGCCTGCAAGGTCTTCGACCGATGCGCGAGCGTACCGCCCATGCGGTGTTGCGCCTGCTGGGTGGCCAAAAGCTGGGGGCCGATGAAGTCGGCGAGGAAATCGCCGACATGCTGGAAGGCGACGAACCGGAGCAGGTTTTCCATCGGCGCGAACGGGTCATGATCAGTGGCGTGCTGCAATTGGCCGAACGCCCGATACGCAGCGTGATGACGCCTCGTGCGCAAATTGACCACCTCGACTTGGCAGACACCACGCAAGACATCCGTACGGCGCTGATGCACTCTTCTTACTCGCGCTTGCCGCTGATCCGCGAAGGACGCGTGGATGAGCCGCTAGGCTTTGTCCATAAGAAAGAACTGCTCAAGGAAATACTGGCGGGCAATCAGCCGAACCTGGAAGTCATGGCGCGCAAAGCCATCAACCTGCTCGACAGCTTCACGATCCTCAATGCACTGGAGCAAATGCGTAAAGAGTCGACCCACATCGCGTTCGTGGTGAACGAGTTCGGTGACTTCGTCGGCCTCCTCACCATGACTGACATCCTGGAATCCATTGCAGGTGAACTGCCGGATGCCAGTGAAATCGAAGGCCCGAATATTGTTCCCCAGCAAGACGGTTTCCTGGTCAGCGGCGCCCTGAATCTCAGTCAGGTCCGCGAACACATCGGCTTCCAGGCGAAAGCGACAGAGGATTACCAGACGCTGGCTGGTTTGGTGATGAGCCTGCTGGATCGCTTACCGATCATTGGCGACACGCTCAGTTGCCAAGGATGGAACATGACCGTGATGGAGGTTGAAGAACGTCGAGTGACCAGGGTGCTGTTGCGTCAGGAATAA
- a CDS encoding TetR/AcrR family transcriptional regulator, which produces MQNNTEQSAISSPPRRLSKAERRRQLLDTALLIVREEDADRLTLGHLAVRAGVSKPVVYDHFGTRSGLLIELYKWIDTERVTAFRDAMSKTARSLEETALVLASAYIHCAADNTDEFHAVGAALAGSEEKAAVFQELLDNCVQMFMSVLEPHATWSADELERCCIGLVGAGEALSGALVRGRHGEDEVIGTFASLIRSVVEPTGTQR; this is translated from the coding sequence GTGCAGAACAACACTGAGCAAAGCGCTATCAGTTCCCCTCCTCGCCGGCTTTCGAAAGCCGAACGGCGGCGACAGTTGCTGGACACCGCGTTATTGATCGTGCGCGAGGAAGACGCGGATCGCTTGACCTTGGGGCATCTGGCCGTGCGCGCCGGCGTGTCGAAACCGGTGGTCTACGATCATTTCGGCACTCGCTCGGGGCTGTTGATCGAGCTCTACAAGTGGATCGATACCGAGCGGGTCACCGCTTTCCGCGACGCCATGTCCAAGACTGCGCGGAGCCTGGAAGAGACGGCGCTAGTCCTGGCCAGCGCCTACATTCATTGCGCGGCCGATAACACCGACGAATTCCATGCCGTGGGTGCAGCCCTGGCAGGCAGCGAGGAGAAGGCGGCGGTGTTCCAAGAGCTTCTGGATAACTGTGTGCAGATGTTCATGTCTGTGCTCGAACCTCATGCGACGTGGTCAGCGGACGAACTCGAGCGATGCTGCATTGGCCTGGTTGGCGCGGGAGAAGCCCTGTCCGGCGCGTTGGTACGGGGGAGGCATGGCGAAGACGAGGTCATCGGAACGTTCGCTTCACTGATTCGAAGCGTCGTAGAACCGACAGGAACGCAGCGTTAG
- a CDS encoding TetR/AcrR family transcriptional regulator yields the protein MRPERIPQLAPRERILDAAEELFFNEGISRVTVDAIAAKAKSTKMTVYRHFDSKDALVLEWLRLLVDKYSEIFDALSAQYADDAKAQILGFAEFIAKDLSAASYRGCPFTNSLAELPEPGNPARQLIEAHKKRQFLRLVDLCVAADLPESNEAAMELTYLMEGAQVVSQNKSIEGVGENLMKMVRKKISG from the coding sequence ATGCGGCCCGAACGAATTCCACAGTTAGCTCCCCGAGAAAGGATTCTCGATGCAGCCGAGGAGCTGTTTTTCAATGAAGGCATTAGTCGAGTGACGGTGGACGCCATCGCGGCAAAGGCCAAGTCGACCAAGATGACCGTCTACCGGCATTTCGACTCGAAAGACGCGCTGGTGCTGGAGTGGCTAAGGCTGCTCGTCGATAAATATTCCGAGATATTCGACGCGCTTTCGGCGCAGTACGCCGACGATGCAAAGGCGCAGATTCTCGGGTTTGCCGAGTTCATCGCCAAGGATCTTTCGGCAGCGTCTTATAGGGGCTGTCCGTTTACCAATTCACTGGCGGAGCTACCCGAGCCAGGAAATCCCGCCCGCCAACTCATCGAAGCGCATAAAAAGCGGCAGTTCCTCCGACTGGTGGATCTCTGTGTCGCGGCCGATTTGCCCGAATCGAACGAAGCTGCGATGGAACTCACTTATCTGATGGAGGGGGCCCAGGTCGTTTCGCAGAACAAAAGCATCGAGGGTGTCGGTGAAAATCTGATGAAGATGGTTCGGAAAAAAATCAGCGGCTAG
- a CDS encoding amidase — protein MRTTEYAEYDAMGLAELISSGQVTQAEVSAAALSAIEQLNPRINAVVEVWGNEPQAATGPFKGVPFLVKDLGLTAKGHLNELGSRLATGCIAVEDSNLMIRLRQAGLVTIGRTTTPELAASTTTESVFSGPTRNPWDLSRSAGGSSGGSAAAVAAGLVPAAHATDGGGSIRVPSAATGLFGLKSSRGRISMGPAVDEVWAGLAVHGVVSRTVRDSAALLDATKGAAVGDPFEIVKTQHSYLAETTREPGSLRIGLLLHPLNATRCAEPIAEATCNVAVQLQGLGHSVEEVRLDIGLSWDGFIEMNARFWSANTAAWINAIAAGTGRPIDATTLEPATLSLHQMGSRLTAIDLLEAMHSRNLVTRSMGHFFCKYDVLLSPTLPALPPAIGSYNDGQQHLDGRGWIDRVFTHSPFTALANVTGSPSMSMPLAFDPASGLPIGMQFSAGFGREDSLLRLAGQLERALPWAARKPEVWAGKL, from the coding sequence ATGAGAACCACTGAATACGCCGAATACGATGCGATGGGTCTTGCTGAGCTGATCAGCAGCGGTCAAGTCACTCAAGCCGAAGTCAGCGCTGCGGCCCTGTCCGCCATTGAGCAGCTCAATCCAAGGATCAATGCGGTGGTTGAGGTTTGGGGAAATGAACCTCAGGCAGCTACCGGGCCATTCAAGGGCGTGCCGTTTCTGGTCAAGGACTTAGGGCTGACTGCCAAGGGGCACCTGAATGAGCTGGGCAGTCGCTTGGCGACCGGGTGCATTGCCGTTGAGGACTCTAACCTGATGATCCGCTTGCGACAGGCAGGCCTCGTGACCATCGGCAGAACCACCACTCCGGAATTGGCTGCCAGTACAACCACTGAATCCGTATTTTCGGGCCCTACGCGCAACCCATGGGATTTGAGTCGCAGCGCGGGTGGATCGAGTGGTGGCTCGGCCGCTGCCGTAGCCGCCGGCCTGGTACCTGCGGCGCATGCCACCGATGGCGGTGGTTCTATCCGCGTACCATCAGCCGCTACCGGACTATTCGGACTCAAGTCCAGCCGGGGCAGAATTTCAATGGGGCCTGCGGTGGACGAGGTATGGGCCGGGCTTGCCGTGCACGGTGTCGTCAGTCGAACCGTGCGCGACAGTGCCGCTTTACTGGACGCAACCAAAGGGGCTGCTGTTGGTGATCCCTTTGAGATTGTTAAGACGCAACATTCCTATCTGGCGGAAACGACTCGCGAGCCGGGATCCCTACGGATTGGCCTTCTCCTGCATCCGCTAAACGCCACTCGTTGCGCCGAACCGATCGCAGAAGCGACCTGCAATGTTGCGGTCCAGCTCCAAGGCCTGGGTCATAGCGTGGAAGAAGTCCGTCTGGACATTGGTCTGAGCTGGGACGGCTTTATTGAAATGAATGCACGGTTCTGGTCAGCCAATACCGCTGCCTGGATCAATGCCATCGCTGCGGGAACAGGCCGCCCCATTGATGCCACCACGCTTGAACCTGCCACGCTTTCGCTGCATCAGATGGGGAGTCGACTCACCGCCATCGATTTGCTTGAGGCCATGCATTCGAGAAATCTTGTGACCCGTAGCATGGGTCACTTCTTCTGCAAATACGACGTCCTGTTGAGTCCGACGCTGCCAGCACTGCCCCCTGCAATAGGCAGCTATAACGATGGGCAGCAGCATCTGGATGGCAGAGGCTGGATAGATCGCGTATTCACCCACTCCCCTTTCACCGCGTTAGCGAATGTCACGGGGTCCCCTTCTATGTCCATGCCATTGGCGTTTGATCCAGCAAGTGGCCTACCTATAGGCATGCAGTTCTCAGCGGGCTTTGGTCGAGAGGACTCACTGCTGCGTCTGGCAGGTCAGTTGGAGCGAGCCTTGCCTTGGGCAGCACGCAAACCTGAGGTTTGGGCTGGAAAGCTGTAG